GAGTCAGTGAACTGCCTTTTTAAAAATTCTTCCTCCAAATACTCCTGTACCAAGGGCTCAGTCACATCGATGGAGTACACGTTCTCTCCGTCGGCTGGCCTTTTCATGGCCTCATCAATATTGAACGTGTACTGTTCTCCTTTGAAATCTAGGCTGATCGTTCCATTCCGTACGTCTATGATAGTGCTGGCTGTGGACAAGAACGGTCGTCCTAGTAGGACTCCACTTGACTCCTTTGTTGCGGGCTCCGTCATCTTGATTACGAAGAAAACAGCTGGGTACAGAAAGTTATTTACCTTAACAATAACATCTTCCAAAGTTCCTTCCGGGTGAATACATGATCTGTCGGCCAGCTGTATCATTATATTCGTGTCGACTAGCTTTGCCTTTCCCAGCCGTTGATAGATGGAGTATGGCAGAACATTGATAGATGCCCCCAGGTCGCACATGGCGTGCTCCACCTGGACGTCTCCGATTGAAATTGGGATCGTGAACATTCCTGGGTCGGTCTTCTTTGAAGGGAGGTCATTCCGTTGGATCACGGCAGAGACAGTTTCATCTGCAATCATTCTACCCTCCTCATTGACTTTCCCTGCCAGGTAGTCTTTAAT
This genomic interval from Salvia splendens isolate huo1 chromosome 13, SspV2, whole genome shotgun sequence contains the following:
- the LOC121760509 gene encoding uncharacterized protein LOC121760509, whose amino-acid sequence is MPPVSKFIKDYLAGKVNEEGRMIADETVSAVIQRNDLPSKKTDPGMFTIPISIGDVQVEHAMCDLGASINVLPYSIYQRLGKAKLVDTNIMIQLADRSCIHPEGTLEDVIVKVNNFLYPAVFFVIKMTEPATKESSGVLLGRPFLSTASTIIDVRNGTISLDFKGEQYTFNIDEAMKRPADGENVYSIDVTEPLVQEYLEEEFLKRQFTDSAADKEVEKEVEEWFETMKVGEMDDQVVASAINDFCERPKPAGSSGTAQVSSPAKRHDQGELQERDTAENPLPNEEPKPAKELKPLPAHLKYAYLGEDETKPVIINNQLTQGQEDKLLEVLRRNQRAIGWKLTDLGT